One Euphorbia lathyris chromosome 1, ddEupLath1.1, whole genome shotgun sequence DNA segment encodes these proteins:
- the LOC136230417 gene encoding GDSL esterase/lipase At5g62930-like: MRPEIALFGDSITEQSFRSGGWGASLADNYSRKADVLVRGYGGYNTRWALFLLCHIFPLNTTTHPAAVTVFFGANDAALKGRSSDRQHVPVEEYKENLRKIVLHLKKCSPAMLVVLITPPPIDEQGRKASSKSMELPERTNEMAGIYARQCVDLTNDLGIRSIDIWSKMQETEGWQKKFLRDGLHLTPEGNSVVSQEVIGVFRESWRAAEQMPYDFPHQSKIDGQNPEKAFQQLQCL, translated from the exons ATGAGGCCAGAGATAGCGTTGTTTGGAGATTCAATAACAGAGCAGTCTTTTAGATCTGGAGGTTGGGGTGCTTCTCTCGCTGACAATTACTCCCGCAAG GCTGATGTTTTGGTTCGTGGATATGGGGGTTACAACACTAGATGGGCTCTATTCTTGTTATGTCACATTTTCCCTCTT AATACCACAACACATCCAGCTGCTGTGACGGTATTCTTTGGGGCTAATGATGCAGCTCTTAAAGGGAGAAGTAGTGACAGGCAACATGTTCCTGTGGAGGAATACAAGGAGAATCTACGGAAAATTGTTCTGCATTTGAAG AAGTGCTCGCCTGCAATGCTAGTTGTGCTTATCACTCCACCACCAATTGATGAACAAGGGCGCAAAGCATCTTCCAA ATCTATGGAATTGCCAGAAAGGACAAATGAAATGGCAGGCATTTATGCGAGGCAATGTGTTGACTTAACAAATGATCTAGGTATCCGCTCCATTGACATATGGTCCAAGATGCAGGAAACAGAGGGTTGGCAGAAAAAATTTCTAAG GGATGGATTGCACCTGACACCAGAAGGTAATTCGGTGGTGAGCCAAGAAGTTATAGGAGTTTTCCGCGAATCGTGGCGCGCTGCTGAACAAATGCCGTATGATTTTCCTCATCAATCGAAAATTGATGGGCAGAACCCTGAAAAAGCTTTCCAGCAGCTACAATGCTTATAG